One Candidatus Neomarinimicrobiota bacterium DNA segment encodes these proteins:
- a CDS encoding outer membrane lipoprotein-sorting protein — MKYLSYASTALIMLFITSLGFAQEPTGYEIMQEMLNQSTWDAMQAKVTLTLKTSRGETRVRTIDFYSKNTRDDESRMLMRFTRPADVEGTGFLMIEHDNAEDERYLYLPALRRVKRIAASGSGGNFMSSDFTYYDIGEPELEDWTYKRLADTTIADQKTYVIESLPKTDQISEDTGYGKIIRYVLQDKLNNIKTVYFDESLQKKKILNVKEYTEVNGTDFESNMVMHDVQIDHTSIMEFDDIQTNTGIPDDFFSQRYLQRMR; from the coding sequence ATGAAATATCTATCTTACGCAAGTACCGCACTCATCATGTTGTTCATCACATCGCTGGGATTTGCCCAGGAACCCACCGGATACGAAATCATGCAGGAAATGCTCAATCAATCCACCTGGGATGCCATGCAGGCCAAGGTGACGCTCACACTGAAAACCAGTCGCGGCGAAACCCGGGTGCGCACAATCGATTTCTACTCAAAGAATACCAGAGATGACGAAAGCCGGATGCTCATGCGGTTTACCCGGCCAGCCGATGTGGAGGGTACGGGCTTTCTGATGATCGAGCACGATAACGCCGAAGATGAGCGCTATCTCTATCTCCCGGCGCTGCGCCGCGTCAAGCGGATTGCCGCCAGCGGTTCCGGCGGGAATTTCATGTCGTCGGATTTCACTTATTACGACATCGGCGAGCCGGAGCTGGAGGACTGGACATACAAGCGCCTGGCAGATACGACTATCGCCGATCAAAAAACCTATGTCATTGAGAGCCTCCCGAAAACCGACCAGATCAGCGAGGATACCGGGTACGGGAAAATCATCCGGTACGTCCTGCAGGACAAACTGAACAATATAAAAACGGTGTATTTCGATGAGTCATTGCAGAAGAAAAAAATTCTCAATGTCAAAGAGTATACCGAAGTCAATGGGACGGATTTCGAATCGAACATGGTGATGCACGACGTGCAGATCGATCATACCAGCATTATGGAATTTGATGACATTCAGACGAATACCGGCATCCCGGATGATTTCTTTTCGCAGCGCTATTTACAACGGATGCGGTGA
- a CDS encoding MMPL family transporter yields the protein MKRIADLITEHPWWFILINVILTVFFTYQLKNMHMDPDVTNALPQDIPAKRLYDKMGEIFPSKEFVFVGITGDSLFTPENIRTIAALTDSIDAYPEVYNIISPTNISLIEGTPDGMNVRDILTKLPETPREVEQYKQDLFNSDLALGNIISKDEQAAGIMIFLKNSIDPDDFVSAFIPTVERMDQQSDLDYLLAGKPVVNHYVSLGMQRDMAVFFGGGLAVIFVLLLIAFRSIRGIILPLTVVIMSVLWTMGLMTLFGIPMSHSTEILPILLMAIAVADSIHLLSHYSQNALKISDKKLLAKSTFLEMQSPVIMTSLTTAAGFLALNTSGTESIGILGIFTSIGVLFALLISLTWLPAWLSVVPVPKWMRKREKSFASQKFASWWGNALIKFEKGFIPFIIIVALVSVWGMTKLHHEFSSIENFPEEHPLRQANDFVNEHFAGTTAFQIMIEGEEEGAIKSPRLLKGMLEFQRYAKTLDHVGDSQSLADFVARINKVLHSDKEAYNRIPDQQEIVTGTEWVQQNGEWIEREVQDTVSGRHLVAQYLQLYEMSGEPEDFANLVDYGYQNAKVSVFINTDKQSILRKIDKKLSAKLDELFPETTAEITGMAKIIIVVDNLIVRGQVYSIIVSLLLVWLLTSFMFKSPVIGVFSTIPLFFALFLNFAIMGWFKIPLNLETMVTSSIAIGIGIDYAIHFIHRYRIKLGEGLDFYEAVPATMRESGVAIIINSIIVALGFSIIALSQFVAIAHMGILITLTMLTSAFGALTILPAFFMIVKPKSLIPEKS from the coding sequence ATGAAGCGGATTGCAGATCTGATAACAGAACACCCGTGGTGGTTTATTCTCATCAACGTGATTCTGACCGTATTTTTCACTTACCAACTGAAAAATATGCACATGGATCCGGATGTGACCAACGCACTGCCACAGGACATTCCTGCCAAGCGTCTCTACGATAAAATGGGCGAGATTTTTCCCTCCAAAGAATTTGTTTTCGTCGGCATCACCGGGGACAGTCTGTTTACACCGGAGAACATCCGCACTATTGCAGCGCTGACCGATTCCATCGATGCGTATCCAGAGGTCTACAATATCATTTCTCCGACCAATATCAGCCTGATCGAGGGCACACCCGACGGAATGAATGTCCGTGATATTCTTACGAAACTCCCGGAGACACCGCGGGAAGTAGAGCAATATAAACAGGATCTCTTCAACAGCGATTTGGCGCTGGGCAATATTATTTCCAAAGATGAACAAGCTGCCGGGATCATGATCTTCCTGAAAAATTCCATTGACCCGGATGACTTTGTCTCGGCATTCATTCCCACGGTCGAGCGGATGGATCAGCAGTCCGACCTGGACTACCTGCTTGCCGGGAAGCCAGTAGTGAACCACTACGTCAGCCTGGGTATGCAGCGGGACATGGCAGTCTTCTTTGGCGGCGGGCTGGCGGTGATTTTCGTCCTGCTCCTTATCGCTTTCCGAAGTATTCGTGGGATAATTCTTCCGCTCACGGTTGTGATTATGAGCGTGCTCTGGACTATGGGACTGATGACACTCTTCGGCATTCCCATGAGCCATTCCACGGAGATTCTGCCGATTTTACTTATGGCAATTGCGGTCGCGGACAGCATTCACTTGCTGTCTCACTATTCCCAGAACGCGTTGAAGATTTCTGATAAAAAACTACTAGCCAAATCAACATTTCTGGAGATGCAATCCCCGGTGATTATGACGTCACTCACCACCGCTGCCGGGTTTCTCGCGCTGAACACATCCGGGACCGAAAGCATCGGTATACTGGGCATTTTTACCTCCATTGGCGTTTTATTTGCCCTGCTGATCTCACTGACCTGGCTCCCGGCGTGGCTTTCCGTTGTCCCCGTACCGAAATGGATGCGCAAACGGGAAAAGTCTTTTGCTTCGCAGAAATTTGCTTCCTGGTGGGGCAACGCGCTCATCAAATTTGAGAAGGGATTTATTCCGTTTATCATCATTGTGGCGCTCGTCTCGGTCTGGGGTATGACCAAACTGCATCACGAATTTTCTTCCATCGAAAATTTCCCTGAAGAGCATCCTTTGCGGCAGGCGAACGATTTTGTCAACGAACACTTCGCCGGAACCACTGCATTTCAAATCATGATTGAAGGTGAGGAGGAAGGTGCAATCAAATCGCCGCGTCTCCTCAAGGGAATGCTGGAATTCCAGCGCTACGCAAAAACGCTGGATCATGTGGGCGATTCACAATCGCTGGCGGATTTTGTCGCTCGAATCAACAAAGTGCTCCACAGCGACAAAGAGGCATACAACCGCATTCCGGATCAGCAGGAAATCGTCACAGGGACTGAGTGGGTACAGCAAAACGGGGAGTGGATAGAGCGGGAGGTACAGGACACTGTTTCCGGACGTCATTTGGTGGCCCAGTACCTCCAGCTCTACGAGATGTCCGGCGAGCCGGAGGATTTTGCAAACCTGGTGGATTACGGTTATCAAAATGCCAAAGTCTCCGTGTTTATTAACACCGATAAGCAGTCCATTCTCCGGAAAATTGACAAGAAACTCTCAGCAAAACTCGATGAACTATTTCCAGAGACCACCGCGGAAATCACCGGCATGGCAAAAATCATCATTGTAGTGGATAACCTAATCGTCCGGGGACAGGTCTACAGTATCATCGTCTCGCTGCTGCTGGTCTGGCTGCTCACCAGTTTTATGTTCAAGTCCCCGGTGATTGGCGTTTTCTCCACGATTCCGCTCTTCTTTGCGCTCTTTTTAAATTTTGCGATCATGGGCTGGTTCAAAATTCCACTGAACCTGGAGACCATGGTCACCTCCAGCATCGCCATCGGGATCGGTATCGATTACGCCATCCACTTTATCCACCGGTACCGGATCAAACTCGGCGAAGGATTGGATTTTTATGAAGCGGTTCCGGCGACTATGCGCGAGTCCGGGGTGGCGATTATCATCAATTCCATAATCGTAGCGCTGGGATTTTCCATCATTGCGCTCTCGCAATTTGTCGCCATCGCGCACATGGGCATATTGATTACGCTGACCATGCTCACCAGCGCTTTTGGTGCCCTGACGATTCTGCCGGCATTTTTCATGATCGTTAAGCCGAAGTCCCTTATTCCAGAGAAGTCCTGA
- a CDS encoding TetR/AcrR family transcriptional regulator: MSRKQTNQSNPKLKDRRAEERDQRRQSILDAALTLFAKQGYTETKLTEIAEAARLGKATLYYYFPEKETIYWTIYEEETIRYYERVSDAILSTEDPAEIISLYFRQYINYGYENTDFLKIIFPLGKSSPMGSARHREIGEKVDDHRKPIDEHLNSVLEKNQSPLSGPELTELIWTMLSGLSIKIIRGAQYSAVVLEAQIFIDSLNSIIQGETA; encoded by the coding sequence ATGAGTCGAAAACAAACCAATCAGTCGAATCCAAAACTGAAAGATCGCCGGGCGGAGGAACGGGATCAGCGGCGGCAGTCCATATTAGACGCGGCTCTGACTCTCTTTGCGAAGCAAGGGTACACGGAAACGAAACTCACGGAGATAGCCGAAGCCGCCCGGCTCGGTAAGGCGACACTGTACTACTATTTCCCGGAGAAGGAGACTATCTACTGGACGATCTACGAGGAGGAAACCATCAGGTATTACGAGAGGGTGTCGGACGCAATCCTATCCACTGAAGATCCAGCAGAAATTATTTCCCTCTATTTTCGTCAGTATATCAACTATGGATATGAAAACACGGATTTTTTAAAGATTATTTTTCCGCTGGGTAAGAGTTCTCCCATGGGTTCCGCCCGGCACAGGGAAATTGGCGAAAAGGTAGATGACCATCGTAAACCGATTGACGAACATCTCAACAGTGTGCTAGAAAAAAATCAGTCCCCGCTATCAGGTCCGGAGTTAACAGAGCTGATATGGACTATGCTATCCGGACTTAGCATAAAAATAATTCGAGGCGCTCAATATTCTGCAGTAGTGCTGGAAGCACAAATATTTATCGATTCACTCAACAGCATTATTCAGGGAGAGACGGCATGA